From a single Pseudalkalibacillus hwajinpoensis genomic region:
- a CDS encoding ABC transporter ATP-binding protein: MITFEHVNKKFPDGTEALKDINLHIGKGELVTLIGPSGCGKTTTMKMINRLIEPSGGQIYIDGKTVSEQDPVELRRSIGYVIQQIGLLPHMTIAENIALIPKLKKWDKGKIDKRVDEMLELVGLEPSVFRTRYPLELSGGQQQRVGVIRALAAEPPIILMDEPFSALDPISREQLQDELVKLQKEIQKTIVFVTHDMDEAMKIADRIAIMKDGEILQFDTPDRLLRHPKNEFVRNFIGDERMAMGQPPSAIDLMFKKVATIKESRGLAEAFRLMKSDRVDSLVVTGPAQEYKGIVTLEHVQKHFSDDKKRIQDVIEEIEPVKTNTLYPEIAKQFAENQLINIPVVEGEKLVGLITRSSMMRGLAGLEQFSYGKEGALNE, translated from the coding sequence ATTAATTGGACCAAGTGGCTGTGGGAAAACAACAACCATGAAGATGATCAATAGATTAATCGAGCCAAGTGGTGGACAAATCTATATTGATGGAAAAACTGTTTCAGAGCAGGATCCTGTAGAACTTAGAAGAAGCATAGGGTACGTGATTCAACAGATCGGACTTCTTCCACATATGACAATTGCTGAGAATATTGCCTTAATCCCGAAATTAAAAAAATGGGATAAAGGTAAAATTGATAAAAGAGTCGATGAAATGCTCGAACTTGTTGGACTTGAACCGTCCGTGTTTCGAACCCGGTATCCACTTGAATTAAGTGGGGGACAACAACAAAGGGTCGGGGTTATCCGGGCACTTGCGGCTGAGCCACCCATCATACTAATGGATGAGCCATTTAGTGCGCTTGATCCTATTAGTCGTGAACAGCTTCAGGATGAACTTGTTAAATTACAGAAAGAGATTCAAAAGACAATCGTTTTCGTAACACATGATATGGACGAAGCGATGAAAATTGCTGACCGAATTGCAATTATGAAAGATGGCGAAATTCTACAGTTCGATACACCAGATCGTTTACTTCGTCATCCCAAAAATGAGTTTGTTCGTAACTTTATTGGTGATGAGCGTATGGCAATGGGACAGCCCCCTTCTGCTATTGATTTAATGTTTAAGAAGGTGGCCACTATTAAGGAAAGCCGTGGTCTTGCCGAAGCGTTTCGATTAATGAAATCAGACCGGGTTGATAGCCTCGTTGTTACTGGCCCGGCTCAAGAGTATAAAGGAATTGTAACACTTGAACATGTGCAAAAACATTTTAGCGATGATAAGAAACGGATTCAGGATGTTATTGAGGAGATTGAACCCGTTAAAACCAATACGCTATATCCGGAAATCGCAAAACAATTTGCTGAAAATCAGTTGATTAACATTCCTGTGGTAGAAGGCGAGAAACTGGTGGGTCTAATCACAAGAAGCAGCATGATGCGTGGACTTGCAGGGCTTGAACAGTTCAGTTATGGAAAGGAGGGTGCTTTGAATGAATAA